A window of Macrotis lagotis isolate mMagLag1 chromosome 1, bilby.v1.9.chrom.fasta, whole genome shotgun sequence genomic DNA:
TTACTTCAACCCAAACTTGTGTGACCTTTTCTTCCAAGATGAGGTATAGGTACCTGACTTTAATCTTTAACTTTCTAGGGTGAGTTGGGGGGAACTTCTGACAGCTTCTATTCACTTCTTCCTTTGTTGCATTTCCACCTTTCTGAGTGATGGATGTATAGAATTCTCCTGTATGAGAGAGGGTTAAGGAGATTTTGTAAAGGGCAAAGCCAGGAACACTCCTTCCATCCCAACCTCAGCTAATTCCCAGTGTTGctgtgagaaccaaatgaaatatttgtaaagtatttagcgtAGTGCCTGGCAATGGCAGGttcttaatgaatatttctttatttcactgATTTCTAATCTCCCTccttctccatcccccccccccaccgcccaGGAAGTTCTTTTCCAGGATAGTTCAGATAAAATGACACTCATTTTAATTTCTAGGATTTTGCATCTCACTAACAAGATTGGTAATTTATAGATGATCCTTGGGGTCTAGTCAAATTTCCTCTATCTATATCCAAATAAAACTTATGTAAAGTCATTCTAATTCAAAAACCTTTCTGTAATTCACCTAAAgtcatttgattgattgattgataattgtTCTTACCTGGTTAAGCTATCAAAGctaaaatgaggcagagaataCATTGTGGAAAAAGCATTAACTGTTGAGCACAGGGAATGATCCTGAAAGATCTTGTGAAAGAAGTGGGATTTGAGatgaactttgaagaaaatgaagagtcCAAAGGTAGAAGAAGCCTGTACTAAACCAAAAGAGAAGACAGAATGTGTACCTGAgagggaaaaatgaataatttgtctTACTATAGATGAATGAAGGGGAATAATGAATACAATTCCTAAAAAGATTGGTTAGACAcagattgtaaaggactttaaaagtcaaacagaggaatTTGATTTTGATGAGAGCGTAACTACTGGAGTTTCTTGAGAAGGGTAATGACATAATCAGATATggtctttaggaaaatcacttctgCAGCCATAGTGAGGATTGATTGGAGAGGAGCGATTTGAGTAAGAATGATCAATTAAGAGGACATTGAAAAATCTAGATGAATGATAATAAATATGTGAAATAAGTATAGAGAAGGGACTGAATGCAGATGTTGTAGAggtaatataaaattaataactaGTATTGGCAAAGTACCTTCTCATTCAgacctcacaacaatcctttatGATAGATTCtagtatcatcatcattttatagatgaggaaactgaagcttagagagattaaatgacttgcctacagtcacacagATATTTGGTGTCAGAAGTCCTAATTCAAAATTCAAGGGGATCTATTCGCTGTGTCACCTAGTTGACTTAGACTGACAAGATTTAACAATTGATTagataggtagagagagagagagagaaagaagagggggaaatcaAAGACAACCCCCAAAATGAAGATTTTGAACTCTAGAATTAttactttttcccccttccttccacagtgaaaaccaggaaaataatttgagGTCCATTATGTAATTATATAGCTTTTCCATCATCCTCACTGACACAATCAGTGATGAATACCTTTTATTTGATATGACTATTTATTTGATATGATTATTCTTCTATTTCTCATCAAAGATCATGAAGATTTAAGTTTGAATCATGGTTCATACATTTTCTATTTGTGTGGCATTGGGTAAATTATCCAACTTCCCTTTAAAAATGGGGATATTTATATCCCCCACCTCAAAAAGTTAtgacaataaaaaattatatataaagtgttttacaaatattaaaggaCAACAAAAAGACACTATTATTAATTCATGTATGGGGAATTTGCTATCTCATCTTACCAATAGAAAGTTTCTATCATTCAAGGTTCTATAAGACAGTCATTCATTCTTTCAGTCTTTTATGCAATAAAAAATCTTTAACAAATCTACATTTCTCAATTCACTTATTGTGAATTGAGATCGaaaaatattcacatattttCTCCTTACTCAAAAGTTTTTCCTATCCATAGTAACTCATTCAATCAGAGACCTTTGCACTATCTCAAGGGACTAGAATTGATTATAACACAATGGGAATAAGTGGAAGAAGTGTGAGAGCCAGAACCCTGCCCTCTTGCCAGACAGGGATTATTgacctgaagaagaaaaagatctcTTGAAAGTTCTTTAGTCACCTATAGATTAGAGCTTTGTGGGACAACTCTGTCCTACCTACTTTTCCCCTCCAAGACCCTTTTAAAAGTATGGACTTGTCTTTTCCAGAAATTTAGGACATCAGGAGCATGAACCAAGATGAACCAACCAAAGGGATCAAAGTCTATGGTATTTTCATCTTGAATCAGCTTTTATGCCTCTATATCCCCTTCATTATCTGCTTTTGTCCAAATCCTGCCCACCACTCCCATATACCTTATCATTCCTTAAATTCCTCTTCTTGTACCTATACTGTCCTTTCTTCCTATGcctcattctattttttcccatagcACTTGGTGTAATACAGACACCTCCTATATATCCAGAACTTTTTAGGAAGGTTAACATAGATGAATATATTTGGATTTGTTTTCTGGGGACTCATTGACAATCAAATTCTCcatgtatacatatagatgtTCTTGAAAAATTTATTATTGGCTTAACTATATTTCATGGAAGAAAGCCAGGTGCTTCCTTTTTATCATTCCTAGAGAACCCTTAGTCTTCCTTCTGGGCTGACCTCAATAAAAGATAATCCAAAGGATCTGAATGTAATTGCTGGTCTATTCCTATAAGGCTCAAAAATCAGATTTTTCACTGGAAAATCTCTCAGAATCAATTTTGATAAGCATAATTCTTAACAGGCAATTATATACTTTAGTTCAAATAGCCCAATTTCCTACATAATTTTCTGgctaagtcattctatgcttatGAGTTCAAGTCACCAGGGTGGTGgtgcatatatttgaaaaaagtcACTGCTGGAGGAAGATGAGTGATAagttaataaataatgaatgataaACTCCAGTTTCATCTTAATTAGGGATTTTTCTGTATCATTTTTTCTAGGAACTTTGGAAGAATAATGGAAGTTGGGGAGAGATAGCTACAAACAAAAAGCTCTTTACCTCTGAAGAAGGTGAGAGAAAAGTTATGAGCCCCAGTATTTGAGGGCCCAacagtttctttttctgcatGACCATAGTTTAATGTCTCCAGTGTCAGTCAGTCAACTGGGTGACCAGGCATGCAGTTACAACTTATTATctaatttcagagttgaaagggactccAGTGGTTGTTGAATACATCTATATCTAAACAAGAATTCTTTTTATGGGTCCCTTCTTTTGGGGGAAACCTTTTTCTTTCACTGGAGaagcaatattttcattttgggaaataAGAGAACAAAGGAAGCAATGTTTTATAGTAGAGAGATAACTTTCAAGTCACAGAATGTAAATTCATATTCTGACTCTGCTACCTATCATCTTGTGACCTTGGGTCAATCAATTTTTCTGGAGTTCAgttttctgatttgtaaaatgagagttgttATTAGATGACTTCTACAAATCTCTTtagtttgggagggagggaggaatgagggaaccacAGGAGCTAATGTAGAAAATGTATCATTGGAGAAAGTTTTAGGGAATTGGTAGGGCTAAAATTAAGACACTGAATGATGGAAGGATTATGTGTTGTTAAAGAAGGGAAAGACAATCTagaaaattcataaaggaaattgTCCTGATGGTCTCTTAAAGAGAAGTGGAAGTATCAGATTAAGTTAGCATGATGGAATTCACTGATACAAGTCCCTGAATGTCCAGCTAAAATGTATGAACTGAATCTCACAGGCAGTAACACTACTGCCTGTGAGATATATCACTTTATAGGTGAAAAGTTTTTCCTTTATAGTAGGTCCTTTGGAAGATATAGAACAAGTTTCATTAACcccatttaaaagaaaagaactgaggttcagaaatgtTAATCACTTTAAAGCTTCAGTCCTACAGCTAAGTATaaaatatggtaaatattttGGGATATAGTAGATTTATAGGTAAAGAGTTAATTTTGTGGTAATTGTTGACACATCACAGGACTCAAAtctgttttttgaaattttgagaaaTTAGGAGATGatccagaaatatatatatgcatatataaatatataatatatatatataatttctttatttctttcttcttttccagtaAAGTACTAATTGCATCTTTCTCTCCAATTAATTATCTTGAATTAGCTAATCATTACCCATTCACTCAATCAATCACTCCTTAAGATTCAAGTCCCAGATTTTTTAACCTCTCCAGATTCTGGAATTccttcttttagcttctcctaGTACATTTCATTCCTGCTTGGTTTATTTTATTGctataattttccttccttcattttagtCTCTAGTAAATATAATATCATTCATTATTTTGCAACTCTTCTCACTTCCaacacagttctaaaatctaaTGACTTAAATTCATTCCATTATGCATTATAAGTTAACATACCCATCAAACATGTTTGTAGCAAGATAAATATAATCCCTTTCTCTTCTTATCCCTACTAACTTAGCTTGCCCTTTCAGGTGACATTTGTCACATATTTTCTGGATTGCAATTGtttgtataaatattattaataatagcattGAAATAAAGTAACATTCAGAGGAGGGAGACTAGAAGGGTTACAGaacacaaaaaaaatcatgtcaTGAGAAATAGTGAAAGAATTGGAGGTGTAATAAATATAGGGGGGGAAAGAGTTCCCTAGGGCAGGTAGATTTGATTTTTGGCTTAAAACATTTGGATGAGAACAGAAGAAGAAGCACTaggtaataaataaatgaatgaataaatagatggataaacaaacagatatatagaaagatagacagacagacagacagatagatgaatggatgggaaaataatttatttttaaaatggattcaGACCAAACTGACTTCAAGACTAAACTCTGTCACAACTTGATGCAAGAACATGGGCAATTTCTCTGGACATCAGTATAGTCATTTTTAATGCAGAGAGGTTGACATCaaatttttttaagggttttttcaTGTTTAAGATTCTATGAAGTTACAGAAAGATAAATTTGCATGtaatattaaagtaatttttcacaTAGAACTGCCTTCTGTCCACACAACTGTCCTACTCTACTTTATGAGGCAAAATGTCTACTGTctcaattaaattatttaaggGCAAAAATATGccttatatatatttactttctttCAGATTTCATAGTATAATAGGTAGTagacatttagtaaatatttgactAGATAGATTCCcaactataaaatataaagaggTTGAAATTCCATCCTTTCAAGAACACAATTGCAAAGGTTGCTTGTAGAGTAGATTGaagtaaaaatgaactggaggaaaaGAGGTCATTTAGGAAGTCATTGCAATTATAAAGTGTAAAGATGAATAAACATGATGATCACGGGACTGGAATGGAGGGAGAaagtatatacaatattattaAGATTAATTGACAATATCTAAAGAATGATTGGATATGAATGGGGAAGAGAGATAGATATCAAAGATAATTTCAGAACAGGAGTTCTTTACCTGGGGTGTTTGAACTTTAAACAATTTGATAATTTCACCATTCAAATGTTTAAAGTAAGTGTAGGTATCTTTTGGGGTGGGATAGCAATATGAGCAAAATCATCAAGGTGTGAaaatctttctgtctgtctatctttctatatatctgtttgtttacctatttatttattcatttatttattacctAGTGGTTCTACTTCTGTTCTCTGGGATTGAATAGAATAAAGAATCTCTTCCACTTATCAGTCAATCAAATGTTTTAAGCCAGAAATCAAATCTACCTGCCCTAGGGACTACAACTACAACTACAACTACAACAACTACTGCAACTACAACTATGTGCTGTAGTTTTGCTATAGCAGATAGTAAGTAGAaaagaattatttgaaataagTCTACAAAACAACATGGTATTGGTTTGTTAAGGACCAAAAATGCTAAGGATGTGTGAATTTTATTTAATGGACAGTAAAGGGCCAATTCCCAAATATTTCTACCTATCTACTAATATAGGGCACTATGATAGATctggaaaatcaaagaaaaaacaaaagactacCTGACCTCATAGAGATTAATCTGTACATCTCTGTGTGTGCATgtaatgtatgcatgtatatgtatatgtgaatataaacTTCACATCACTATCAGCTTTAGAATATGAATCTAGTTATAGGAACTATGGGTCAAGAAGCATGAATAGTGTTGTAGTTTTCATTCCATAGTTCCtagtcactttaaaaaatattaaagcaatgcACAGTCGCACTGGCAATGTGATTGTGTGCCTATTTATTGTCATCATATTTACCAATTAATATGTAATTATTTGAGTGTTTGAATACATTTTCAGATAGGtatttttcaatttgtttctGTATATCAAAAACTGGCTTGATGATTAACTGGCTAATACTCTTAGAAAGTTGTATCAtttatatgattaaaataaaaacaaaattgtagATGAAACAAGGTGACAAAATATTATTCCAGGGCATCAGACAAGGTACCAATATTAAAAGCTACTGCCCATTAATGTAACTTTTATATAAGTTAGAAGCAACAGTAAATAATAATCTTACAATTGatattattaagattttttaaaaaggtgattgCCAGTTATCCAGTTGGAATGAGCTTTTCTTCTTCCCAATTACTTCTGCTTCTCCTAACCTCAAGAGTACCTTTCCAACAGAGATACTAAGGGCCTTAGGTCTCCCCATTGTCTTCTCAAGGACAATGTGTCCATTCTTCTAAATTTATTgagatttatgtggttttattcagaataattttgttatacttgaaccaaaattaaaaacaattgatTATGATCAGGTAAAACCTCTTGGAAAAATTAGATTTATATGGTAAAAACTGAGATTTGACTAATATAACACAGCATATATAATGATAAATTCCAAATGGATCaatgttctattttttaagaCATGCAACTTTTAAAATGGTGTTACATATCTGTCACAGTTTAGGAGAGactgaaattctttttctattcaattcttatCTATTCAGGCAGCATAGTACAGTGGAAACAATAGTGCCTCTGGAGTTACAAGACTTGGCTCCAAATCATACTTCTGtttttactatttgtgtgaccttgggtaagttgctTGATCTTcctagaccttagtttcctcatctgtaaaataataatgttgGGATTGAAAAAGATTACCactaaggccccttccagctttagatctatgatcctaagaacaaataaaatgaattttgagaCAAAATGgagggaattattttttaaatgttaagaaaaaaactGAGGAACTAAGTACATGGCAATGGTTGCTTATACTAAAGTGAgaacaaaggaaacaaagaagaagacaaaagagatattgaaaagatagaattaagaatagttaataattatatttGAGAGGTAAAGAAGAAGTAAAAATAAGtgataaaatttcaaatataggAACCTAGTTGAAAGAACAACGGAGTAAGGACTGACTGAgacagaagggagaagagaagctactgggggaggaagaggaagggttAGAGAAGTGTAAGATCAAACAAGATTGTATAGCACCATAGAAATGAAAGAAGGCATTACCAAGATGACTTTTAGAGCAGTGCTAGTAGAGTGATGGAATCACTACAATCAATGAATCAACTAatcaatcattaaaaaaaacttttgctagATACTGGGGTAGctgaaaagaatacaaaaaaatatcCTTAATGAGTATATTCTTTTGTAagaaattcatatatttataaattatattctatatagatacaaaaaaatgagGGCTTTGTTGAAAAGGAGAAAGGTACTAGTACCTGGGAATATCAGGAAAAGCTGCATGTAAAAAAgtggggtttgttttttgtttttgtttttgttttttcatgtttttaagaCTGGGTCTCCTAGTCCTATTGTTGATCAACACAAGAGCTTTTATCTGACTCATTTTCAAACTTGACTAATTCACattctttcttctattccttCTTAGACAGTCTGGTAGCATCCTGTTCAGGATCCTGCCAGATTTAATGAAGTTACCCAATTTTAGTTTAGCACACAGCAGCTCAGATCTCCTAAACCCAGTGAAACACAAATTTCGTCTTCTGTATCAGATAATGTAGTCAAAAGCTAGCACACCCAGATGTGACctttgagctgaattttgaagactctaagagatgggagaaaggagggagttcaTTCTAGATATGGAGTTTGTCCATACAAAAACAGAGATGGAAAATAGGAGTGTTGTGTGTAAAGAGATAGATCGTGAAAGATTTAAAATGTGAAGCAGAAGAATTTGCATTTAGTCCTATAGGTATTAGAGAGTaacttaattttattaaaaaggaatttaacatCAGAATTTTTGAAAAGGAGATTATCTAGCCCTTTGGGAAATCTCTCTAACAAataagtgggggcagctaggtgacgcagtggatagagcactggccctggagtcaggagtacctgagttcaaatccggcctcagacacttaataattacctagctgtgtggccttgggcaagccacttaaccctattgccttgcaaaaacttaaaacaaaaaccaaataagtGAAAGACAGAATGGTCAGGGGAGAGCATTGATGCATGAAGGCCAATAAGAAGCCAAACTATTGCAAGAACCTAAGAAAGAAATGATGTGGATTTGAATAAGGGTGGTGATTAAGAGGATGAATACTAGACTTATTGGGGGACGAGATCCAGATACTCTTAATTTCTTCACTGGTCCATGACTTATTGAAAGAAGGTATCTTGCTgccatatttttcaacatttatcttatCTCTTAATTAGTAACAGtctgtttccccttcttttcctgtTTCAAGCCCCCTTACTCATTTTACCTCCAAAGTACCTATTTCCTGTCTGCAGACAATTTCCAATTTTCAGCTAATTTTACAATGTCCTGATTCTAATTGGTGGTAAAATTCCCTACTTCAGGTTATGAACTCTACCGTCTCTGATATGTTCTTTTCAGATTCATTAGCTGGGTATTCCCAGTATAAAATTCTTCCAGATTTTAATCATTGCAGTTTTTCCCATATCATGAAAGTCACAATactcttaaaaaatagaaatgatttccATTTAAGAGGTGGGGGATGTTATTCTTTCTCTCAGGCTTCTAAGTCCTTCTTCTCCAGCCACATTCAATTCCTTCTCCATAGGTACCATGCACAGTGGAGGCTGGAGGAATCAGAGTGGGCACGTGAGTGAGTTTGTGCTGCTGGGTTTTCCTGCACCAGCCCCTGTGAGGGCACTACTATTTGCATTATCTTTGCTGGCTTATTTGCTGGTGCTGACTGAGAATTCTCTCATTATCATAGCTGTGAGGAGCCACACTACTCTGCACAAGCCCATGTACTTTTTCTTGGCCAATATGTCTTTCCTTGAGAATTGGTATGTCACGGTCACTATCCCAAAGATGCTGGCTGGCTTTGCCACAACAGAGTCTGGGGCTGGTCAGCGCATTTCTTTTTCAGGGTGCATGACACAGCTCTACTTCTTTCTGGGTCTGGGTTGCACTGAATGTGTCCTCTTGGCTGTCATGGCCTATGATCGCTATGTGGCTATCTGTCACCCTCTCCGCTACCCAGTCATTGTTAGTGGTAGGCTCTGTGTCCATTTAGCAGCTGGATCCTGGGCTGGAGGTTTTGGCATTTCCATGGTCAAAGTCTTTCTCATATCCCGCCTCTCCTACTGTGGCCCTAACATCATTAATCATTTCTTCTGTGATGTTTCACCACTACTTAACCTCTCGTGCACAGATATGTCCACAGCTGAGCTCACTGATTTTGTATTGGCTATCTTTATCCTGCTTGGTCCACTCTCTGT
This region includes:
- the LOC141523627 gene encoding olfactory receptor 226-like — translated: MHSGGWRNQSGHVSEFVLLGFPAPAPVRALLFALSLLAYLLVLTENSLIIIAVRSHTTLHKPMYFFLANMSFLENWYVTVTIPKMLAGFATTESGAGQRISFSGCMTQLYFFLGLGCTECVLLAVMAYDRYVAICHPLRYPVIVSGRLCVHLAAGSWAGGFGISMVKVFLISRLSYCGPNIINHFFCDVSPLLNLSCTDMSTAELTDFVLAIFILLGPLSVTGASYVAIVGAVMRIPSATGRQKAFSTCASHLTVVIIFYAASIFIYARPKALSAFDTNKLVSVLYALIVPLLNPIIYCLRNREVKQALSHTLHLHHKWEDSNRKSGSDR